From the genome of Scytonema hofmannii PCC 7110, one region includes:
- the proB gene encoding glutamate 5-kinase: MPQTIVVKIGTSSLTQPETGQLALSTIATLAETLSHLRRQNHRVILVSSGAVGVGCARLGLTERPKAIALKQAVAAVGQGRLMRVYDDLFTTLQQPIAQVLLTRSDLVQRSRYLNVYNTFKELLELGVIPVVNENDTVAVEELKFGDNDTLSALVASLVEADWLFLLTDVDRLYSADPRSVADAQPISLVSNIKELAELQVQTSGQGSQWGTGGMMTKISAARIATAAGVRTVITEGRQPRNIEKILQGESFGTRFEAHPEPTSARKRWIAYGLLPVGKLYLDEGAAIAISTSGKSLLAAGLLSVEGEFDTQEAVLLCDKNGHEIARGLVNYTSQELQKICGRRSSEIPNILGYVGAETVVHRDNLVLT; the protein is encoded by the coding sequence ATGCCCCAAACAATTGTTGTTAAAATAGGCACATCTAGCCTGACGCAACCGGAAACCGGACAACTAGCACTTTCCACAATAGCCACCCTAGCAGAAACTCTCTCACATTTGAGAAGGCAAAATCATCGCGTGATTTTAGTGTCTTCCGGTGCTGTAGGCGTGGGTTGTGCGCGGTTGGGTTTAACTGAACGTCCCAAAGCGATCGCTCTAAAACAAGCAGTAGCCGCTGTAGGACAAGGTAGGTTAATGCGGGTGTACGACGATTTATTTACAACTTTGCAGCAACCAATTGCTCAAGTTTTGCTGACTCGCAGCGACTTAGTGCAGCGCAGTCGGTATCTCAACGTATACAATACATTTAAGGAATTACTAGAACTGGGTGTGATTCCAGTGGTGAATGAGAATGACACAGTCGCAGTCGAAGAGCTAAAATTTGGGGATAATGATACGCTTTCAGCTTTAGTTGCTAGCTTGGTAGAAGCTGACTGGCTGTTTTTGCTAACCGATGTAGATAGACTGTATTCAGCAGATCCCCGTTCTGTAGCTGATGCACAGCCTATATCTTTAGTGAGTAATATCAAGGAATTAGCAGAATTACAAGTGCAAACAAGTGGTCAAGGTTCTCAATGGGGAACAGGTGGTATGATGACCAAAATATCCGCAGCAAGAATTGCCACAGCAGCTGGTGTTCGGACTGTGATTACCGAAGGGAGACAGCCTCGGAATATAGAAAAAATTTTACAAGGTGAGTCTTTTGGAACTCGCTTTGAAGCACACCCCGAACCAACATCTGCTCGCAAACGCTGGATAGCTTACGGTTTGCTTCCTGTTGGAAAATTGTACCTAGATGAAGGAGCTGCGATCGCAATTTCTACCTCTGGAAAGTCATTGTTAGCCGCAGGGCTTTTGTCAGTAGAAGGAGAGTTTGACACTCAAGAAGCGGTACTGTTATGCGATAAAAACGGTCATGAAATTGCTAGAGGGCTTGTCAACTATACCAGTCAGGAACTACAAAAGATTTGCGGGCGTCGTTCTAGTGAAATCCCTAATATTTTAGGTTATGTCGGTGCTGAAACTGTAGTGCATCGGGATAATTTGGTTTTGACATAG
- the ruvX gene encoding Holliday junction resolvase RuvX, with protein MAALPQKYISALGLDVGSKRIGVAGCDRTGLIATGLVTVERTSFEKDAEKLRQITSDREVQVLVVGLPYSMDGSLGFQARQVQKFAKRLAKALNLPVEYIDERLTSFQAEQMLIAENRSPSRNKGLIDRKAASLILQQWLDVRRSNFKNREVVVD; from the coding sequence ATGGCGGCACTTCCCCAAAAGTACATCTCCGCACTAGGATTAGATGTAGGCAGCAAGCGAATTGGTGTAGCAGGATGCGATCGCACGGGATTGATTGCCACTGGGCTAGTAACAGTTGAGCGTACTTCCTTTGAGAAAGACGCCGAAAAGCTGCGCCAAATCACAAGCGATCGCGAAGTGCAAGTTTTGGTTGTAGGATTACCTTATTCCATGGATGGCTCTTTAGGGTTTCAAGCACGTCAAGTGCAAAAATTTGCAAAAAGACTTGCCAAAGCGCTCAACCTTCCTGTGGAATATATAGATGAAAGGCTGACATCCTTTCAAGCAGAACAGATGCTGATTGCAGAAAATCGCTCACCTTCCCGTAATAAAGGCTTGATTGACCGTAAAGCAGCATCCCTTATCTTGCAACAATGGCTGGATGTAAGGCGCTCGAACTTTAAAAACAGGGAGGTTGTTGTTGATTGA
- a CDS encoding zinc-dependent alcohol dehydrogenase family protein: MKVWEVQSQEGLDALTLVDRPEPQPKAGQILLKIHAASLNYRDLLTVKGAYGSKQKLPLVPFSDGAGEVVGVGEGVTRFKVGDRAASIFMQAWIDGEFSAEKSQSALGGAIDGILAEYVVIDQNGVVRFPEHLSYEEAATLPCAAVTAWNALVTDGKLKAGDTILIQGTGGVSIFALQFAKAMGIKVIGTSSSDRKLEKLLQLGASEVVNYKTVPDWDGRVWELTDKLGVDRIIEVGGAGTFNKSLRAVRYGGHISLIGVLSGLNADVSTVSILHKGICVQGIYVGSREMFEAMNRAISLHNIKPIIDRVFPFEQAREALAYMESGAHFGKIVLKKGVGSGE, translated from the coding sequence ATGAAAGTGTGGGAAGTTCAATCTCAAGAAGGTCTTGATGCATTGACGTTGGTTGATAGACCCGAACCCCAGCCTAAAGCGGGACAGATCCTTCTCAAAATTCACGCGGCTTCACTCAATTATCGCGATTTGTTAACTGTTAAAGGAGCATATGGCTCTAAACAAAAACTACCGCTTGTTCCTTTCTCTGATGGTGCGGGGGAAGTGGTTGGTGTTGGGGAGGGGGTCACTAGATTTAAAGTTGGCGATCGCGCTGCCAGTATTTTCATGCAAGCTTGGATAGATGGGGAATTTTCAGCAGAAAAATCCCAGTCAGCGCTGGGTGGTGCCATTGATGGTATCTTGGCTGAGTATGTTGTAATAGACCAAAACGGCGTTGTTCGTTTTCCAGAGCATCTTTCTTATGAAGAAGCAGCAACGCTACCTTGTGCTGCAGTGACAGCTTGGAATGCTCTTGTTACAGATGGTAAGTTAAAAGCTGGCGATACGATTTTGATACAAGGAACTGGGGGAGTTTCAATATTTGCCCTTCAGTTTGCCAAAGCAATGGGGATCAAAGTCATTGGGACTTCAAGTAGCGATCGCAAGTTAGAAAAGTTGCTACAGTTGGGCGCATCAGAAGTTGTGAATTACAAGACTGTACCAGACTGGGATGGAAGAGTTTGGGAACTCACAGATAAACTTGGAGTCGATCGCATTATTGAAGTTGGTGGTGCGGGAACCTTTAATAAATCCCTCCGTGCTGTGCGCTATGGAGGACATATTAGTTTGATTGGAGTGCTTTCTGGGTTAAATGCTGATGTCAGTACGGTCTCGATTTTGCACAAAGGTATTTGCGTACAAGGCATTTATGTAGGTAGTCGTGAGATGTTTGAGGCGATGAATCGAGCTATCTCCTTGCATAATATCAAACCGATAATTGACCGAGTCTTCCCCTTTGAACAAGCACGGGAAGCTTTGGCTTATATGGAAAGTGGCGCACATTTCGGCAAGATTGTTTTGAAAAAGGGAGTAGGGAGTGGGGAGTAG
- a CDS encoding HEAT repeat domain-containing protein, producing MFTKLTIKGCAIAIVCLIAALLNIPKIWAQSQNDTQINSYIEQLKNPQQRSVAIDDLVTVGKPAIPALITALQDSDPQVRASAAMILGQMGPNAGEAAPAILRVIDDKDPAVRSSAVQAIQKIGKQAYVPHLIAGLDSTKSWERYNASHGLRAMGKDAAPAVPALIRKLQDEEDYWMRVSAASTLGSIGTASTPAIPILVTCLQDKDITVRHSAAYALGTISSKWQQDIKQLPTQDLDVIVSNLEKALKVVQDPALQFRPEAVTSVSEPLAALKKERLSR from the coding sequence ATGTTCACTAAATTGACAATCAAAGGCTGTGCGATCGCTATAGTTTGTTTGATAGCAGCTTTATTAAATATTCCTAAGATTTGGGCACAATCGCAAAATGATACACAAATTAACTCTTATATCGAACAATTAAAGAATCCCCAACAACGTTCTGTAGCAATCGATGATTTAGTCACTGTTGGCAAACCTGCTATTCCCGCTTTAATAACAGCGTTACAGGACAGCGATCCTCAAGTGCGTGCTAGTGCAGCCATGATTCTCGGTCAAATGGGACCAAATGCAGGTGAAGCTGCACCTGCTATATTGCGAGTCATAGACGATAAAGATCCGGCTGTTCGTTCTTCCGCAGTTCAAGCGATACAAAAAATTGGCAAACAAGCTTACGTTCCTCACTTAATAGCTGGTTTGGATAGCACAAAGTCATGGGAACGCTACAATGCATCTCATGGCTTACGCGCCATGGGGAAAGACGCTGCACCAGCTGTACCGGCTTTAATCAGAAAATTACAGGATGAAGAAGATTATTGGATGCGGGTCAGTGCTGCTTCTACTTTGGGTAGCATTGGCACAGCCTCTACACCTGCAATACCGATTTTAGTAACTTGCTTGCAAGATAAAGATATCACAGTTCGTCATAGTGCGGCTTATGCTTTGGGTACTATCAGTTCAAAATGGCAACAAGATATCAAGCAATTACCAACACAAGACTTAGACGTAATTGTTTCAAACTTGGAAAAAGCTTTGAAAGTGGTACAAGATCCCGCACTACAATTCCGCCCGGAAGCAGTAACTTCTGTAAGTGAACCTCTTGCTGCTTTAAAAAAGGAAAGATTGAGCAGGTAA
- a CDS encoding B12-binding domain-containing radical SAM protein, whose translation MRILLVYPIFPKTFWSYEKILELVNRKVLLPPLGLVTVAAILPQEWEFKLVDRNIRPVTEEEWAWADVCIFSAMIVQKQDLLAQIREAKRRGKLVAVGGPYPTSVPHEVQGVGADFLILDEGEITLPMFVEAIQRGETSGTFRATEKPDVTTTPIPRFDLLEFGAYDMMSVQFSRGCPFQCEFCDIIVLYGRKPRTKTPAQLLAELDYLYELGWRRGVFMVDDNFIGNKRNVKLLLNALKVWMAEHNYPFRFDTEASIDLAEDPELMKLMVECGFAAVFLGIETPDEDSLQLTKKFQNTRSSLTEAVHSIIKAGLRPMAGFIIGFDGEKSGAGNRIVRFAEQAAIPSTTFAMLQALPNTALWHRLSQEGRLRDNKDGNINQTTLMNFLPTRPLEDIAREYIDAFCTLYDPVQYLDRTYRCFLMMGTSTWTSPFKMPEWVVVKALLLVIWRQGIKRETRWKFWHHLFSIIKRNPRVAEHYLATCAHNEHFLEYRQIVREQIESQLAEYLAQGTEKPYAVVNELVVSG comes from the coding sequence ATGCGAATTTTACTGGTTTATCCTATTTTTCCCAAAACATTTTGGTCATATGAAAAAATCTTAGAATTAGTTAACCGTAAGGTTCTGCTACCACCTTTGGGTTTGGTGACAGTAGCAGCCATTTTACCCCAAGAATGGGAATTCAAGCTAGTTGACCGTAATATTCGCCCAGTTACAGAGGAAGAATGGGCATGGGCTGATGTCTGTATCTTCAGCGCCATGATTGTTCAAAAACAAGATTTACTGGCACAAATTCGAGAAGCAAAGCGGCGCGGTAAGTTAGTCGCAGTGGGTGGTCCTTACCCAACTTCAGTTCCGCATGAAGTTCAGGGCGTTGGTGCTGATTTTCTCATTTTAGATGAAGGGGAAATTACCCTGCCAATGTTTGTTGAGGCAATCCAACGAGGAGAAACTTCTGGCACTTTTCGCGCCACAGAAAAACCAGACGTGACAACAACCCCTATACCCCGGTTTGATTTGTTAGAGTTTGGTGCCTATGATATGATGTCAGTTCAGTTTTCACGGGGCTGTCCTTTCCAGTGTGAATTTTGCGACATTATTGTTCTCTACGGGCGCAAGCCACGCACAAAAACTCCAGCGCAGCTATTAGCAGAATTGGATTACCTGTACGAGTTGGGTTGGCGGCGCGGTGTTTTTATGGTGGATGACAACTTTATTGGCAACAAGCGCAATGTGAAGTTGTTGCTGAACGCGTTAAAGGTTTGGATGGCGGAGCACAACTATCCATTCCGGTTTGATACTGAAGCTTCTATTGATTTAGCAGAAGATCCAGAATTAATGAAGTTAATGGTTGAGTGCGGTTTTGCTGCAGTGTTTTTGGGAATTGAAACACCAGATGAGGATAGTTTGCAACTTACTAAAAAGTTTCAAAATACCCGCAGTTCTTTAACTGAGGCAGTTCACAGCATCATCAAAGCAGGTTTGCGTCCAATGGCTGGTTTTATCATTGGGTTTGATGGGGAAAAATCAGGTGCAGGGAATCGTATTGTCCGCTTTGCCGAACAAGCAGCAATTCCCTCTACAACTTTTGCCATGTTACAAGCATTGCCAAATACAGCCCTTTGGCATCGCCTTAGTCAAGAAGGAAGACTGCGGGACAACAAAGATGGCAATATTAACCAGACAACTTTAATGAACTTTCTTCCCACTCGTCCTTTAGAAGATATTGCTAGAGAATACATAGATGCTTTCTGTACTTTATACGATCCCGTGCAGTATTTAGATCGCACTTATCGTTGTTTTCTCATGATGGGTACGTCAACATGGACTTCTCCGTTTAAGATGCCAGAGTGGGTGGTTGTGAAAGCACTATTGCTTGTCATCTGGAGACAGGGGATCAAACGCGAAACCCGGTGGAAGTTTTGGCATCACTTGTTTAGCATCATCAAGCGGAATCCTAGAGTAGCAGAACATTATCTTGCTACCTGCGCTCACAACGAGCATTTCTTAGAATATCGCCAAATTGTGCGCGAGCAAATAGAATCTCAGCTTGCTGAATATTTAGCACAAGGTACAGAGAAACCTTATGCTGTTGTGAATGAGTTAGTGGTTAGTGGTTAG
- a CDS encoding sensor histidine kinase yields MSIHNSSQETISRQVKSGTVVRGVKLQASYSKLALSQRIVMPFLLVFFSIMVLAIINFAYWFSSSVEQQITSHLETTTLAVLQAINKEKQVLHSWTRLIAEREDVRTAVKQLDTQALMKILVSQKTTLKLDLLKVVNQNGVVLLNLKQPALDESFLEDRKSISLALSGFSSSDVVNISQQKGQIMSALVGLAPIRYAEEIIGAIELGTVIKPELFQYVDPIQGEHVVAFNAIKTSVSEKESLLCVYASTIPGACKTDWQPPPVADIPQRSVIAGEDYLAKSVAIADLSHTSLTVTVLKSLSPLNKTLQFLWLRLWGFFILGAMITIFVGKSIARRISAPLLVVTQVAQKVTKESNFELQAPVTSHDEVGILAVSLNSLIRKVAEYTQQLEHGRLTLERRVQERTQQLLDKNQELNLAYDQLSEALNELQQTQAQLIQTEKMSSLGNMVAGVAHEINNPINFIYGNIAYAKDYTEELLRLLLLYQQEYPQPTPAIQNRLEEIDFNFITEDLTKLMSSMKIGAQRIRDIILSLRNFSRLGEAEMKVVDIHEGIDSTLLLLNHQLKDEIEVIKKYSDLPSIECYPAQLNQVFINILSNAIDAVKDLFVINHSSLIKKEQRRCRQIEICTENITVNDFIERICIKIKDNGSGIEPRLQDKIFDPFFTTKEVGKGSGLGLWICYQIIQKHKGKIEVNSAWGEGTTLIITLPLVQSEKMLVVSG; encoded by the coding sequence ATGTCAATTCACAACTCCTCTCAAGAAACCATCAGCCGACAAGTCAAATCAGGAACTGTGGTGCGAGGCGTGAAGTTGCAAGCTAGCTATTCAAAACTAGCCTTAAGCCAGAGAATAGTCATGCCATTTCTTCTGGTATTCTTCAGCATCATGGTGCTCGCAATTATTAACTTTGCTTACTGGTTCAGCAGTAGTGTAGAGCAGCAAATAACCAGCCATCTTGAGACTACTACTTTAGCCGTTTTGCAAGCAATCAACAAAGAAAAACAAGTTTTACATTCTTGGACAAGGCTGATAGCTGAACGAGAAGATGTGCGTACCGCAGTTAAGCAGTTGGATACGCAAGCACTTATGAAGATTTTAGTTTCACAAAAAACAACTTTAAAATTAGATTTACTGAAAGTCGTTAACCAAAACGGTGTAGTCCTGTTAAATTTGAAACAGCCAGCATTAGATGAGTCATTCTTGGAAGATAGAAAAAGTATTTCTCTAGCACTGAGTGGCTTCTCTTCTTCTGATGTCGTTAATATTTCTCAACAAAAAGGTCAAATTATGTCCGCACTAGTTGGGTTAGCACCTATTCGATACGCAGAAGAAATCATTGGTGCTATCGAACTGGGTACTGTTATCAAGCCAGAGTTATTTCAATATGTAGATCCTATACAAGGCGAACACGTAGTCGCTTTTAATGCAATTAAAACATCAGTATCCGAGAAAGAATCTTTGCTGTGTGTCTACGCTTCTACAATACCAGGCGCTTGCAAAACTGATTGGCAACCGCCTCCTGTTGCTGATATACCGCAACGTTCTGTAATTGCGGGAGAAGATTATTTAGCTAAAAGTGTTGCGATCGCGGATTTGAGTCATACTTCTTTAACAGTTACAGTCTTAAAATCCCTTTCTCCCTTAAACAAAACTCTCCAGTTCTTATGGTTAAGACTATGGGGTTTTTTTATATTGGGCGCGATGATAACAATTTTTGTAGGTAAAAGCATTGCGCGAAGAATTTCCGCTCCCTTGCTAGTTGTCACTCAAGTCGCGCAAAAAGTTACAAAAGAATCTAACTTTGAGCTACAAGCCCCCGTCACCAGTCATGATGAGGTAGGGATATTAGCTGTTTCTCTCAACAGCCTGATTCGTAAAGTAGCAGAATACACTCAGCAATTAGAACATGGAAGGTTAACTTTAGAAAGACGAGTTCAAGAACGGACTCAACAACTTTTAGACAAAAATCAGGAATTAAATTTAGCTTACGATCAACTGAGTGAAGCGTTAAACGAACTCCAGCAAACTCAAGCACAATTAATTCAAACAGAAAAAATGTCCTCCCTCGGCAATATGGTAGCGGGAGTTGCCCATGAAATCAACAATCCCATCAACTTTATTTATGGCAATATAGCCTACGCTAAGGACTATACAGAAGAATTACTAAGATTACTATTGCTGTATCAACAAGAGTACCCTCAGCCAACTCCAGCAATTCAAAATCGATTAGAAGAAATTGATTTTAATTTTATCACCGAGGATTTAACCAAACTGATGTCCTCAATGAAAATAGGTGCTCAGCGCATTCGCGACATTATTTTATCATTGAGAAATTTCTCGCGATTAGGTGAAGCCGAAATGAAAGTTGTGGATATTCATGAAGGAATTGATAGCACTTTATTACTTCTCAATCACCAATTAAAAGACGAAATCGAAGTTATTAAAAAATATAGCGATTTACCATCCATTGAATGCTATCCCGCACAACTCAATCAAGTTTTTATAAATATCTTAAGCAATGCCATAGATGCAGTCAAAGACTTATTTGTCATTAATCATTCGTCACTTATAAAGAAAGAACAAAGGAGATGTCGTCAAATTGAAATTTGTACTGAAAATATTACTGTTAATGATTTTATTGAAAGGATTTGTATCAAAATCAAAGATAATGGATCGGGGATAGAACCAAGGTTACAAGATAAAATCTTTGATCCTTTTTTCACAACAAAAGAAGTAGGGAAAGGCAGTGGATTGGGATTGTGGATTTGCTATCAAATTATTCAGAAGCACAAAGGTAAAATTGAAGTTAATTCTGCATGGGGTGAAGGAACAACGTTGATTATCACTTTGCCGCTTGTACAATCTGAAAAGATGTTAGTAGTTAGTGGTTAG
- a CDS encoding GNAT family N-acetyltransferase, whose amino-acid sequence MAARMKMTSLLPRNLSVIIRPVQHRDLDGIERLTQDSFAAQTPRGSGDAMRQMQSLRRWYGLLKFLSWFPNPLQYGLCAYVAEQGRTLLGMIQVSPFNRTHSTWRVERVVLERATDKQGTGSQLLRHCFESMLEARTWILEVNVNDKDALALYRRNGFQRLAEMTYWEIRPELLQELAQAEPDLPNLLPVSNADAQLLYQLDTASMPPIVRQVFDRNADDFKTSLSSALTEAVKQWVTKTEMVSGYVFEPQRKAAIGYFQVRLDRKGQQPHVGTLTVNPAYTWLYPELLSQLARIAQDFPPQSLQLTSADYHPEREEYLERIGATRTEHTLMMSRSVWHKQRESKFVSLEGIQLPEMLQGLQPAHKPVTGGMSWTPPKQRRQSVPDRGVQPNPPQDNVAFSCNNNSIEASCQPETTDSSQQE is encoded by the coding sequence ATGGCGGCTCGAATGAAAATGACTTCATTGCTTCCTCGAAATCTCAGCGTTATTATCCGACCAGTCCAGCACCGGGATCTGGACGGTATTGAGCGACTAACTCAAGATTCATTCGCAGCCCAAACTCCAAGAGGATCAGGTGATGCTATGCGGCAAATGCAATCGCTGCGCCGTTGGTATGGGCTATTGAAGTTTTTGAGTTGGTTCCCTAACCCCCTACAGTATGGTCTTTGTGCTTATGTCGCAGAACAGGGGCGCACGCTGTTGGGTATGATCCAAGTATCGCCCTTTAACCGTACACACAGTACGTGGCGGGTCGAACGCGTGGTTTTAGAGCGTGCTACCGACAAGCAAGGCACCGGCTCACAACTTCTGCGCCATTGCTTTGAGTCAATGTTAGAGGCTCGTACTTGGATTTTGGAAGTCAATGTCAATGATAAAGATGCTTTGGCGCTTTATCGGCGCAACGGATTTCAGCGCCTAGCAGAAATGACTTACTGGGAAATTAGACCAGAGTTGCTTCAAGAATTGGCACAAGCAGAACCAGACTTACCTAACCTTCTACCTGTAAGCAATGCTGATGCACAACTGCTGTATCAATTAGATACAGCATCCATGCCACCTATTGTCCGTCAAGTATTCGATCGCAATGCTGATGATTTTAAAACAAGTCTGTCGAGTGCTTTGACAGAAGCAGTGAAGCAATGGGTAACTAAAACAGAAATGGTGAGTGGTTACGTATTTGAACCCCAACGTAAAGCAGCTATAGGTTACTTTCAAGTACGGCTCGATCGCAAAGGTCAGCAACCTCACGTAGGAACTCTAACCGTAAACCCGGCTTACACCTGGTTGTACCCAGAACTGCTGTCTCAACTAGCGCGAATAGCTCAAGATTTTCCACCCCAATCTCTACAGTTGACCTCAGCAGACTACCATCCAGAAAGAGAAGAATATCTCGAACGAATTGGTGCAACTCGTACAGAGCATACCCTCATGATGTCTCGTTCGGTATGGCACAAGCAACGAGAGTCGAAGTTCGTTTCCTTAGAGGGAATTCAATTACCGGAAATGCTACAGGGTTTGCAACCAGCACACAAACCAGTAACGGGTGGGATGTCATGGACGCCACCAAAACAAAGAAGGCAATCGGTACCAGATAGAGGAGTACAACCCAATCCTCCCCAAGACAATGTCGCTTTTTCATGCAATAACAACAGCATAGAAGCTTCTTGTCAGCCAGAAACCACAGATTCTTCACAGCAGGAGTAG
- a CDS encoding YqeG family HAD IIIA-type phosphatase — protein sequence MRWNNFLQPDLIVEGSVLNLTPDMIRKYDLKGLVLDVDETLVPIRVASASPELQQWVDRVRACAKLWLVSNNISDARIGGIARSLDLPYFTSAAKPSRRKLREALKAMNLPVNQVAMVGDRLFTDVLAGNRLGMFTILVEPIIHPETALRSRPIRNFEVWASEILGASISPKKRRFKNLDK from the coding sequence ATGCGCTGGAACAATTTCTTGCAGCCGGATTTGATTGTAGAGGGTTCAGTGTTAAACCTCACACCAGATATGATTAGAAAATACGATCTGAAAGGGCTGGTGTTAGATGTGGATGAAACACTAGTACCCATAAGAGTGGCGTCAGCTTCCCCTGAATTACAACAGTGGGTAGATCGAGTTCGTGCTTGTGCAAAATTATGGTTGGTAAGCAACAACATAAGTGATGCTCGTATAGGTGGGATCGCTCGCTCTCTGGATCTACCTTACTTTACAAGTGCGGCTAAACCTTCGCGTCGCAAGCTTAGAGAAGCACTCAAGGCAATGAATTTACCTGTCAATCAAGTAGCAATGGTTGGCGATCGCTTGTTTACTGATGTGTTAGCAGGTAATCGCTTGGGAATGTTTACCATATTAGTCGAACCTATCATACATCCAGAAACCGCCCTGCGATCGCGTCCGATCCGAAACTTTGAGGTTTGGGCATCAGAAATATTAGGAGCCTCAATTAGTCCCAAGAAAAGAAGGTTTAAAAATCTTGACAAATAG
- a CDS encoding DUF3727 domain-containing protein, translating into MFSSPFSEEDNVHAGSITLTDEKGRTLDCYIEHSLEVDGQEYVLLLPVDSPVEIFSWEGDDEEEEAILVEDEAIIDEIFETAQVVLSEQNLALKNTAYALTVFGELPPVEESELFTLEIEDEGTDLEPEQLQLLANFYHEEQEYAIYTPLDPLLFFARIAKNGKPELLSPEEFRKVQPLLEEHLFNEVE; encoded by the coding sequence ATGTTTTCCTCGCCATTTTCTGAAGAAGATAATGTTCATGCCGGTTCCATCACCTTAACCGACGAAAAAGGACGTACCCTCGATTGTTACATCGAGCACTCCTTGGAAGTAGATGGGCAAGAATACGTCTTACTTCTTCCTGTAGACTCACCAGTAGAAATTTTTTCTTGGGAAGGTGACGATGAGGAAGAGGAAGCTATTCTGGTTGAAGATGAAGCAATAATTGACGAAATTTTTGAAACAGCCCAAGTTGTTCTCTCAGAACAGAACTTGGCATTAAAAAATACTGCGTATGCTTTAACAGTGTTCGGGGAGTTGCCACCAGTTGAGGAGTCAGAACTCTTTACTCTAGAAATTGAAGACGAAGGCACAGATCTAGAACCAGAGCAATTACAACTTCTTGCTAACTTTTACCATGAAGAGCAAGAGTATGCAATTTATACACCCCTAGATCCCTTGCTGTTTTTTGCACGCATAGCGAAAAATGGCAAACCCGAATTATTGTCTCCAGAAGAGTTCCGCAAAGTCCAGCCCCTGTTAGAGGAACACTTGTTTAATGAAGTTGAATAA